From the Astyanax mexicanus isolate ESR-SI-001 chromosome 12, AstMex3_surface, whole genome shotgun sequence genome, the window AATTATCTACACTAACTGCTCTGGTAGGAACCTCATGAAGACACAGGTAGATGAATACACAGTACATTTGCAAGTGGTAAATCAACACTGATAGGGTTAAAGCAACAATGTAATGGTTTAATTTAGACAGTAACCAGCTAATCTTAGATGGATAAAAACATGGATTTTGTTGGTGAAAAAGTAGGCGAAGCCTGTCCTAGGGTACTTGGGGAGTAAAACTGGGCTTCAttcaaaaaaaattacaacacaAGTCCCCTGAAAAGAGTGCATATCAGTATATTTCAAATTGAATTCAGTTTTTTACAGACCATGATACCATTATTACACTATACAGGTAATATAGATACTGCACGAATATCTTGACATAATGCTGTAATGTTGAGCTAAGGATAGTGTATTATACCCATCGGAGTCAGAGATTATGTAACTGCAGTCCAGTCTGCATCTTAATAAAGGCAGATGAGTTAAGCTTCTGAGTTTCATTTGTCTCATGGATCATCAAgattacatttacactgttattattattcttactaatactattataatataataatacattattatattaatatattattatttaagcagttttagctattttatttCTAGAAATCTTTATAAATACATGTACAGTGTGCTGTGtctatttacatatatacagtgtcCATTAACATGAAGTCTTCTGCATGAATATGTATGAAGGACTGTTCACCAGATGGGACGCCCAACGACTCTTCAGCAGATGGGATTTCTCGTGTTAGAAGTCAGACATCAGATCCATTATAAGAAGTGCTGCTGAGAGGGTATCGGCCCTCATTTTGAACATCTGGCCTGTGGAATGTGAAAAATAGGAAATAAAAGACTGACCTATTGATTTCGTGTTACATCTGTTAACAATCACATAACAAGGAACCTTTAAAGCTTTAACTGTTAAAGACTGTGAACATTTTAAATAGCACTTTTATTGCTACACGCTTTAACAATGGTTTTTCATGGCTTCATTAGCAAAAGTAGTAGTCATGCATAGAGCCATGACATTGCAGAAAACAAGTTAAATTCTTGAATGGTTCAATAAAGAACCTCTTTAAATAAATGTCCTTAAAGGTAATCCAGGTGGACTTGATTCAATGGTTGTGCATATCATCCAATTTAACAAGTAGTCAATAGGACTTCAACCAAATGCTTTCTGTAGTTGTTGTTAGTGTCTCAAAATGGGGTAGTAGAACGTTGgccaattatatttatttattttttcggtGGATTTTATGTATTACGTAAATGAACAACAAAAAAGGATGAACTAATGTGTTTTGCTTAGCTTTTATTAGCCATTAAAAAACATAATCCTGATGACAGCAATTCTGACAGCAGGGGACAATTTGGACAGGTAATTACAGCTTCTactaggttttatatatatatatatatatatatatatatatatatatatatatatatatatatatatatatatatatatatatatatattgccactATGTTAACAAGGCTGCAATAGTCTGTTCCTACAGGTCATACCAAAACATAAGGTTAAAACAGATTTCAGAAAAGTCTTAGAATATCAAGGAAAACTGtgtttgaaacattttaaaatggtgCCCAAATATTTAAATCTGTTCACTACTTAAACTGCAGAGCTGTTTATTGGTACTGGCTTTAATTCCAGTGAAGATTTAAAGCTCAATAACTGTGTGCTTTGTTTTTATAAACATTCAAAAGGAAAAAAACTTCTCACACCATTACTGAAAAAGCATAAACTTCTGCTTTAAGATTATTTTACTGGCTTACCAAAAGTTTAATGATCACTTTATCATCTGCAAACTGTATTAGGTCACATTTTCTGTTGTTTTGGCATCTGTAGTTAATCAAAATAAGGAATTTCAGTGAATCTTACTGCACAGGCATAAGTGTGAAAAATAAACGAATGGGGAATCTGCCTTAAAAACTgcttcttctactactactactactaatgataataataataataataataataataataataataataataataataataataataataataatgactatTTTTGAATGTTGTCACTTTTCAGAAGTTAAAATTGATTGTAATTGGTGTAATTAACTGTTGAAAGGGGGTATTCATTTTTGCACATAGGTTTGATatcacattgtttttgttttcctttttctgCATTATTAGGTGTTACTCACTCAGTGTTTAAATGTGCACAAATCCATCCATTCAAACGAGCCAAATGTTTTTTGTATACGTTACATAGACAGTTTTAATCattaagcaaataaaaataaatagcacATCTTCACTCAACGATTTCACAGCAAATCTAAATTATTTTTATGGTGTATAAAGAAATAGATATGCGGTTCCCAATCTCAGTCCCTAAGTATATTTTTTGGCATGAACTATTTGGACTGTTTatgtgctgtgttgtgtgttaCAGCAattaaattacaattaaataaatgtgcttacaaaataaaattattattatacgtATAACACTTCTAAAAAACGTTATATATGAAAACTACAAGAacacgagagagcgagagaaagaaagagagagaaacagggggTGGGGGGATGATCAGTAAATCAGTGGTCCTCAGCTACAGCCCTCActcgcactttttttttttttacctcagatttAAAATTCAAAATTTAACGGATTCTTAATGGATCAGCCAGAGACTTTTAACCTTGGGGTAAAAGAGAGAATGGCCACAGATGAGGAAAACAGTTTAGGTAATCTTAAAATACAGCAAACATATTACTAGTTAGAAATTTAGCTTCTGTTAATTTGTTGTCACACTTATGTTGGCATATAATTTGTAAACTTAACTAGATAACCAACACATCTTAGCTTAATACTAGCCTTTACCTAACCTAATTACCTATTTATCCTAGCTAAGCTAAAGTAAACTATTTAACTAACTAGCTGAACTTACACTGGTTAGCTCCTTAATACTGGCAGTAAGCTTGCATACTAGGCttaactaactagttagctatgtaggttagctaacctaaactagttagcgttagctagctaattatccTAGGTTAACTCAACTGGTTACTCTATGAATCCATTTGTTAACTATAGCTAAGCTAACCGTAGCTTAGCTTGTgtttttaaccctctatggcatggtgttgcccctttttaaacacttttttattattacacctttaattttttgtcacaaaatatcacatttattttttgttaacttAATAACTCTTCTTTTTAATATGTTGTCACAGGGCTATGTTATGCAGCTACACCACTTTTGTTGGGAATAATACTAAAACAGTGGTAGTTCTTGTTTtccttttaaaaaacaaataatatctgTGCTATTATaggctattttttttagataaactaGTTGGCTAATTAGCTAGCTTCACTTTATGTGTGTTTGGGCACTCATTTGTTTATTTCCATACATTTTGTGTAGAATAAAGATAAAATAGCTAACCTAGTTTAGAGTTAGAATTATATAAATTAGTTACACCTACCTCAGGTGCACTAGCCTTAGCTAACTACCTAGGTTTTATACAAAGCAATGACCATGGAGTGCAGCGTAAATCAGTAGGTAATCAGGTATTCAGAGAATATCTGAGAAAATTACATACTTGaacgttccggacgggaataaaatcacagaggacaccccatacaaaagaaaattaccccaggaccccctgagaaatgaaTTTCGTCCAGATAAGGCTTTTTTTCTCAATAGTTGTATTTCTTCTGGGTGTTTCATTGGCATGCCCAAGAGTGCTGCATTATTATTTTGGAGAGGAATTAGCAGGggcatagcagcaaattctgtCCATGCCAATACACAAGGAATGTGAGTgtaaaaaaatctggattttcatgggGCCCcttcctactcgggccctgggtagtcaggtccacttttccccccactaccatgcCCAtgggaattagtgccaaattgaaaagcaaacactaccatagaaaaatataaatgctaacaaaaaatgtattacaaaataaaatgcaaaatcactattacaaaacAATATACAAGaattacattttcaaaaccatACAGTAAATTGTCAGAAACCTTAAAATGCAAtctgcattgtattccactgtgtggcacTGCAAATGTACAGGTTTTGATTTCGTCTAGAAGCAGCACAGTATTCATGCCAAAATGAAATGAAACTGTCCAATCAGTGGGCTGAGAAACCTTTTGGAGTAAAACACAATAAGGGCTGGACTGGAGATCAATACGCTGGACAGATCGCTTCTTGGCTCAAAAGCAGCATTGATGCTGGACCAAAAGTACCTAAGCTCTGAAGTAAGCGCACCTGGATCCAGAAAAAAGGCTAGTGTAAAAAACTTCTCAAGTGTTTAGTATTGGGTTCTGATTGGAgagtaattacatttaattttggcACAATTCTGCACTGCTTCTAGGCAAAATGAAATACTGTGCATTGTAATTTGCTGTTGAACATTTGAAgtgccacacagtggaatacaatgctgCTGAGCTTATTTCTTTTAGGGAGGTTTGTGTTCAATTCTGACATGAATTTAGCATTTGGTTttcttttcaataaaaaaaacaagtgcattgaaatgtaatgtaatagtgtttttttatgtttggatTGCATTTTTATGTTTCCATGGTTgtgtttgctttttaatttgacactaattcctctccatataTTATTGTCAAAGCTTAAGTTACAATTTTAAAGAGCACAaaattaatttgcttgttttgttttggttttttttttgcaagggtACAGCAGAAGCAaatgtataaagttttaaaatcaatactatAAATGATCACCTGTTTGAATCCATAGTTGGTATTGGAAGTTGATCTTGAGGTTTCTAttgtgaggaaaaaaataaaatattaatttaactgttataaacatttttttagtggTAACCATTATTCTGGACTTCCTTGTCTGGGAAACTAGCTGCTTAAATTTAATAAATAGGTTTATGAAATTGCGAGCTTATAAACAAAGAAAGATTGTTGTGGCTCTGAAGGCTTTATTCAGGTGCTGATGTTTCAGCACCACCTGACTATTCATCAAAAAATCGTAATTTGCCCATTTTTTTCATGTCTGTTGTATCAGAATTACCCAAATTGCAAAGTAACAGTAAAATTTTAAGCATATTTGATAGAATGCAATattcttcttattctacttaaTTTATTCAATACAAATAGTCATACTTTTTTGTAGATTTACTTGTAAGGATTTAACAACTTTTTTGCCAACACCATAAATATATTTAAggatttcacacctgaaagtctggatagagacaggttttatttttacactgcagtttggCTAACAGACTACAGACTTAACTATGTCCTGTCGTCATCAGCTACGTGGTCAtttggtctggactgtggtttgCAACCCCTTTCAAATGTGCTACTTCGGTACGGACCAAACCCCCCTAATGTCTGTTTTTAACATGcttatctattgttttttttttttttgcagaattttATTCCGATGCTgaatcaaaaacaacacattagtgtactttattttctacattaattGCTGCATGTATGTTGGtgctttacatttttaaagacagcaaTTAGTGTGGTAGTGTGCCATTTGATTTTTAAAGGGCATGGCCATTTTTACCACTCCTCTGTGCGTTTATGCAAATTGAGTCACCCCAGCCCTAAACAAGATATATAACTTAGCTGACGTTCGCGTAAATGTAGTATTTGAGCACTTTTCATTTAAAATCTTTTGACAATTATTGGAAGAAAttctttctttaagaaaaacagTTCTCTGAAGAGTCTTACCTTTCTGCGAACAAAGCAGTAAACAGTGAGAATGAGCAAAATCCCTCCACTCATTATGGATAACACTATGAAGCCCAGCCTGTAGAATTTCTCATCAGAGGAGTCCAGATGAATCTTTCCCAGCAGTCCTTGAGCAGCGTCTGGATGAAACAGATTGAAGCGTTTAGTCATTAAGTGTGTAATTagttgtttggtttgtttgtgtgaggatatgtgtatgtgtatataaagtGTACCTGTGGTTGTGGTCAGTTCTGTGGACAGCTGTGGGTCAGCTGTGTGGCTGCTGTACTCAGACTCGCAGGTCCAGTCCAcaaatgtgttagtgtgtgtgataagaTGTAAGTAAAGACCAAGCACTTCTTCAGCTCTCCGCAGGGCTCGAACAGGTGAATCAGTAAACTGAACTTCAAATCCTGCTGGGTCCTCCTGGAGAATAAGTAGCGTTAAAGAAATACTTTAGATTTGATCATTGTAATGGCAGAATTTTCTAGTGCtgactttttgttttattgtgcttTAGTAACCAAGACATTCGGTCtcagaaaaatataagaataaataaagagcCTAACATCGCTTTCCCTTCCAtagtctttttgtttttttccccaaaaccTAAATCTAGatttttgaaaaataataaaattaaggttaaattaataaaaacaaggTTTAGATTTGCATATCTATCCAGTGACATTTACTAGATTTAGATCACGCTTTTTTACTTGGTTTGAACCAACCTTAATGGATGTATTTTACAGTTTATGTAAACCCAAAGGTGTTATGCTGGAACATAGGGTGGACAGATGTGATGCATTTGTTTCCCCTAAGGTGTCAAAAATAAGTGCTTTTGTCGATTCATTTTTTTTAGGCTCTGCCAAGTTACTGTCAATACAGTTTTTGATCTTAACATTCTTTAAATAATTCTTGActgctttttaaactgttttttagaACAATCATAAAATGTTTCTGCTCAAGGTATGGTTAAGGCATTGGTGTGTTTAAAAAGTTAGTACAGTAGTGTCTGCAgatccttaaaagtcttaaaatgtctaacTTAAAAGTAGgtcttaatttgttttaaaattaaattcacCCCAaggttctatttttattttttttacgcatTGCAGTTTGCATTTTCCaaaacctgtatatatatatatatatatatctta encodes:
- the csf1b gene encoding macrophage colony-stimulating factor 1b isoform X1, with product MSQMTQYNPVHIIYKAKVKSVCILVLFCLPFSMMDIAGPCKYSITKDHLLQMKHLINNQLQNGCSITYRFTERKNLSAVCYVKAALPHVLDLLSAHFRYARGSNSALLVQSLQKLILNIYSQHCVPVLNEELEEDPAGFEVQFTDSPVRALRRAEEVLGLYLHLITHTNTFVDWTCESEYSSHTADPQLSTELTTTTDAAQGLLGKIHLDSSDEKFYRLGFIVLSIMSGGILLILTVYCFVRRKKPQDQLPIPTMDSNRPDVQNEGRYPLSSTSYNGSDV